The following nucleotide sequence is from Eriocheir sinensis breed Jianghai 21 unplaced genomic scaffold, ASM2467909v1 Scaffold1690, whole genome shotgun sequence.
AGGTCATAAACTTTACTTCTACGCCACcaacttatatatttttgtatttattttcttttgcatacttgccttcttcattttattatttaatatccgCATACGAAAGAAAGTGCGGCAGCGGACATAAAATGTGATCACCTCTGTTGGTAGGTCGACGTAATGTGTCATGTGCTCTGCCAGAGAACTCATCGCTGATTTTCCACATTGCAAAGTGTTATTGCCATGGTAACTATTAAAAATTTTGCCCATCTTCCTGAGCTTGGGTATGAATTCTTCGCTGGGTTTTACTAATTTACTGCTATCCCTGGCTGTTACGtctatccattttctcttcttataaTTTTGGGACTGGTAGCCAAGCTGATGTTGTGGAAACTTCCTAGCAACATAGCCACCGAAGTACATCATGCCTTCTGTTTCTGTGTCACCTTCAAGACTGCCACCTAATTCAATGTCTTCCTCTGTTAAATCATCTGTATTTATTAGATCTTCTTCAGTACATGCACTGAAGAAGATTGATGTGAGGCATAGTTCCTGCTGTAATGCCTCTGTAACACTTTCCCTCACATCTTCATTCCTTTTAGTAGTGACACGAAAATCACTTGTGAGACAGTTTTCTTTGCTTTGTTCAAGAGTGTTATATTTTTCCCCCATGAGGCTGCTGTCTTTGCCAAGAAGGTATGCCCTGAGTCGATACTTTATAGAAACAGGAGAGGGATGATCACAGCTCCCTCCCATTTGCCGCAGATAGCCAAACAGATTTTCTACAACATCCTGATTAAGTCTAGATGTAAGTAAAAATGTAatattatatttatcttttacCATTGCAAACAATTTTTGAAGTGACTTTGATGATATTATAATGCCTTTTTGAAACATAAGAGGATTATTTCGACCACGAACATGCAAGTTACTTATTGTGTCGATCATTTGTTGTAGAACAACTATTTGGTTATCTGCAGCCTCAAATGCCGATCTAGCAGGTTTCTTATTATATAACATGTTTGAGTTTAATACATCAAACCATGTGTCTATGAGTGATAAGAAGTCACTCGTGGCACTCCATGTCACCCCCTCGAATAAACCTTTTTCACCAAAATACATTAGTGCTTTAGCAGTTGTGTCAGAGAGGAGTTGTGCTGCCAATTTAACTTTCATTCTTTGAGGACCTTTTACCTCAATATGTTTTTCAGACAATTTGTGTGTTACTTTAAAATCTGCCTTGCTCCTAATAATCAACTCTCTCACACATGTGCTATCAATCACTTTTCCGTCAGTTGTTACAAAGCCATTATCAAGGAAATGATTTCGCACTAACTTTATCAGGTGAGGGACATCTGCAAAAACATGCACTTCTCTGTTTGGGTCAGTTGGATTGGTGAAGTACGTTGTTGTGGTGTCTACATTTAAAGATTTCCATAATGCAAGATTTGCTGAAGACATATCACTCACCATTGCAACAACTGGAAACCCTGCAGCCTCTACATGAGTTATTAGCTCGAAAAGGAGCTCTTTCGTCATTGGACAATCAAATTTGTAATATATTATTTGTTTCCATGACCCAGTGAGACCTCTCACCAAAGCACACTGAACAGACTTCTTGGGGCTATAAAGATGGTCACTAGCCTTATCATAACACCACTCCTGTGCTACACTACACTCATCAAATGAGAGGACAGAGACACGGTCACGCTCTGTCATTGTTGAGGCCTTTTCTTTTAGCAGGGCTAAAACAGATAGTAAAACGCCTGGCTCTACTTTAAACTGTCTTGTCCTGCGCTTAATTGTGGATAGTGATGGAAGAGGCATATTCCATCTATTTCTAATTAGTCTGTAGGCCTTACTGCTCAAATTTCTTAGTGACAGTGCATGACCGATGTCATCATCTACCCACCGATGCACAGATTTCCCTTGCAAAATACAGTCAACCTGTGAAGCGGACATGAAGGTGCTCAGGTGCCTTCTAGCATTGACAATAGAATTTTCCACACCCTGTAATGTGCTTTTAAGTTGATCAATTTCAGCATTTTGGGCTGCGATTTTCATGTCCTTCTCCGCTATGCTGGCAAGGAGTGCTGCATTCTCATGCTGCAGACGCGACAACTGACTCTGCATCTCTGTACAGCTTGTAGGTGCAGCAGAATGTTGGCTGACATCCTTGTTGGCACctgtaataatttttttttcaaatattaaAAACTATGTAATAAATAAGCATTTTCAGTCATATATCAAATCAGTAGCTTAGAAGTACTACTACAAGATGaggaataagtagtagtagtagtagtagtagtagtagtagtagtagtagtagtagtagtagtagcagtagtagtagtagtagtagtagtagtagtagtagtagcagcagtagtagtagtagcagtagtagtagtagtagtagtagtagcagcagtagtagtagtagcagtagtagcagtagtagtagtggttgtgggggtggtggtggtggtggtggtagtgcaagAGGGTAGTTATAATTCCACTTACTTTGCTCCTCACAATGCTGTTGCTGtattggttgtggttgtggttgaggGTCATCAGCGTCACCTCTGTCATCATGTGATGGCTGAGAAGGAATGTCTGAAAGCAGAGGATCAACACAATTGTTAGTGACGGCAGATATGAGGataatttacattttttgttgCAATTACTTTGAAAGGAAAAGACGACTACCATGtggtactattattattgtcattactaatattattattattattattaatattattattattattgttattattattatcatcatcatcatcatcattattaccaataGTTTATCTAGttctattattaattttttttatagtattagaATGTTTtatactactatacatttcagcggcggacaaacgctgtttttcgcaaatatctcctaaacgaatcattggatcagtatgatatttcaacacactgcctttaacacccggacctaatttatggctaatataccatgttgcaatatgtgttatgttaggagcttactgagtgatattaagcctaatccagtcatcatatctaaggtgttaaacagaatcggacgagtgtggggtacctctagccctccaccaacgccccgaacaacccaaagaccactccttccctactccaatatcgcagtatcccctcctggttgccctcttcacccctaccacaccatcccccttccccagcccgaggctgttgtacagtaattatcaacgtgaaatacgtcttgcctccatggaactgtaccatgctcttagttaataatcatactatctatacatatacacgtacataacattctaatatataatacagtgatgggagaaatagggagggacacaagagtgatgagggaggcgagaagttagggggagaagaggagggataacgagagcgagaagggggagtagttgtggctaggaatagtttgggagggtgctgggggggggggcacactttccttcgaatgcgtcaacatgactcgtcgggtttgtgttatttttcacaagtaaactcgtcacataagacatatagtaatgtggtaggttagccataaattaggtccgggtattataggtagtgtgctgaaatatcatactgatccatagattcgtttaggagatatttgcgaaagacagcgtttgtctgccgctaaaatgtatagtagtaataataataatgataataataataataataataataataataataataataataataattataataatataataataataataactataattactactactactactactactactactactactactgatagtggtaaaggaggaagaaaattgaaaagaaagaggttTGTAATCTCTTCCTTCCCATAATTTTTATCCTACTTCTTTGCTAatcccttctactactactgctactactactactactactactactactactgctgctgctgctgctgctggcgctactactactactactactactactactactactactactactatcttgcTTAGCacagagtgaaaaaaagagagagagagataaatatatatatatatatatatatatatatatatatatatatatatatatatatatatatatatatatatatatatatatatatatatatatatatatatacatatatatatatatatatatatatatatatatatatacacacacacaatatgcacacaaacataaacacagcTTCCTTAACTTTTGACTTACCTGTGTTTGTTGGGAGCTGAAGCGTTGGTATTGCATCTGGCTTAAGCTGCTGTAGATGTCTTGGCACTGGCAATTGTAGAAGATCATATTTCAAGTTTCTTTTATAATCCGTTTCATTGAAATGCAAACTGCAAATTGTTGCATTTTTAGTATTTAgttcttgtctttttttaccACAAAGAGAGACccatttccttcttgtttcttcatTGCGAGGAAACCTGTGCCACTTGCCAATTTTATTTGACTGTGTATTTCTACAGCCATTCACGGAACACTTGCGCACCATCACAAAACTGGGGAAATCTTGAGGTCACGGACGCTCAGGAGATACTGGGGTACAATCGCACGTGGAACCCCGTCTCGGGCCACTGCGTGACGTCACTGCGCCAACCTGACTCATTTTTACCGCCCGGGTGGACTGACCTCCACTTTATTAGACCATGGGTGAATCAACCACTCCCAGGAGGCGCCGTGTGTACGCCGACTGGCCTCCTGTGGTCTGCATGTATCCCTATGCTCCCTCCTGTACATAGTGGTCATGACGACGGCTTCGCACACTTCGGAGCTTTTTTCTCCCTATAGTCATCTTGCGCAGGCTTAGCCTAgaggcccccccctcccccttcccctaaggTAACAGTGAGTGGGTCTTCTTGGTTAGTTTGGTGTAAAGTGACTAAAGAGACCTTAGCATCGCAGTGATTTGCGCCCTTAAAGGTCTGCCattcagctctagactcgggaccatgcaatgtcaactccgagctacACAAAACGGCGTGTccgaaaccgaggtgacgtgttgaatggAACGCCTATACGCGTGTATCCACCACCTGGACCAATGGCAAACAAAACCCACTACGAGCTCCTGGGCGTGAAGCCCGAGGCCACCCTGCAGGaggtcaagaaagcctaccaccgcctcgccctcaagattcaccctgacaagaaCCCGAATGACGCGAAAGCCAAGACAAaattccagcagctgcagcaggtgaTGGAGACGCTCTCCGACCCCGACTCACGGGCCCGGTACGACGCACGGATAAGGAGCACGGCCAGTCAGGCCAAGGCTCCGGGGAGGAAGCCTTCCTACTCGGCCTCttcttcggcttcctcctcctcgtacgcgtcctcctcctaccactcctcctcctcctcctcctcctctgcaggctcCTTTTCAACACCGAAATCTAATTCAAAATCGTTTcacataaataaagagaaaagaaacaaggagactgaagtaggctcgacggcctacatgtggcacctcctatttcccttcagatataagacgatcgcaatagacaacacctcgcccaaggagaagaaggccaggaagaggaagcggtaccggcaaaacaagaagaaggcggCGTCGTTTCACTAAGAAGGGACGCCGGGACGGCAGGCAGGAGTGAGGCGTCAGGAAGGCTTTTGAGCCTACATCATTCCatcagttctctcttcttcctttcttactgacTCATTCATGTGTTTCCCAGCTCCATCTCTTCCCAAAGTCGGACCCAGTATATACTTTCCCTGTGTCGGAGTATTCATTATGTGTTCCTTCTTTTACGATAtcctattattactgttattgggaCTATCTTACAGTAAAGCAACTTATttatattacttcttttttttccattgtttttcttgGGTTGTGTAGTGCGCTGATGCTTCGTGTGTCCCAGTGAGCGCTGTGgctgcttcccttcatattccGAAGCCGTGTTGTGCCGATGTCTGGTCATGTATCAGTTCTCTCAAGGAAGCGTCTTAGTCTGTCGTCAActatccttcactcttttcccttgcacttttaattttctttctcctatttttcctcctgttccatgtttAGTGACTCCTGTTAGCCGTAGGATGTCTGAGTTACCATGACTTGCAACATTtgaatttccttccctctgcctatCGCTCTGATCAGTATTGCTGgtactgttcttcttgttctattcatCTCCATCCTATTCCTCACCTTCCCACTCATCTTCCCTGCACGCAGGAATAGCGGTGTTGTTGTCCTTGTATCCTCACCTCGAGTCAgctcgaagaggaggaggaagagaattttgAGGCCTGAAACTATGTGAGATTAagtgggaaggaaagtgaaaaaaaaacatgactggTCTGGAGTGGGAATGGAGTGAAGTGGGAATGAAGGGAGTGGGAAGtgaaaaataatgagaggaaatTCTAGAATGAAGTGAAACAAAGAACAGATGAGGAGGACGGTATAAGGAAGAAATGAGTAGTAAGAGAATTGTGAGAGGAGAGTGAAGTGAgtggaggaaacaagaaaaagatgatactAGGACAGACTCAGAAGAAAGGAACACGAGAGAGCTAAAAGAGAGGAGTGTCAATAAGATGATGAAACATGAACGAAGTGAAGGCTGGGAGAGGAGGGTGTGcaggaggcgagaggaaggaggCGTGGGCGTGACGGAGTGAGAGACAAGGAGGTGACGTGAGATATGACGGGAATGAGAATTAGATGATCCGAGAGTGAGAGATGAGTGGGAGATAAAAGATGACGAGACGAGATGAGATGAGCAATTTTATCTCTCAAAAGACGGAGTTGTATTAATcactttgaaacacacacacacacacacacacacacacacacacacacacacacacacaaacaccaccttttcctcctcctattcctcgtcctcctcactgcctccttctccctcttctcctccaagACACCAAACATAATATTAAACCACCCTGAGACCaccaccttccacctcctctctccccctttcccccaccATTCACCTGGATTGGAGAGTgccggagggaagaggggagagagggagagggagaggggtgcaAGA
It contains:
- the LOC126990488 gene encoding chaperone protein DnaJ-like — translated: MSTPSYTKRRVRNRGDVLNGTPIRVYPPPGPMANKTHYELLGVKPEATLQEVKKAYHRLALKIHPDKNPNDAKAKTKFQQLQQVMETLSDPDSRARYDARIRSTASQAKAPGRKPSYSASSSASSSSYASSSYHSSSSSSSSAGSFSTPKSNSKSFHINKEKRNKETEVGSTAYMWHLLFPFRYKTIAIDNTSPKEKKARKRKRYRQNKKKAASFH